The following are from one region of the Mycolicibacterium diernhoferi genome:
- a CDS encoding AMP-binding protein, protein MSDTSLIGVLRERASLQPEDIAYTFMDYDHEWDGVATTLTWAQLNRRVRNLAVEMRAHGQIGDRAVILAPQGLEYVIGFLASLEAGIIAVPLSVPMIGQHDERVSAVIRDSAPSIILTTSAVAGTVAEYAAGSDDAAAATVIEVDALDLDARRKALSSREVKPETAYLQYTSGSTRTPAGVMVTNRNLTSNFEQMMCDFFPHFGKVPPAGAHVVSWLPFYHDMGLMLGIVAPILGGWRTVFTTPLSFLARPARWIQLMGSYSRVVTAGPNFAFELAAGRTTDEDLAGVDLSDVIAVWSGAERVHEATLKRFAQRFAKANFSESVLRPSYGLAEATLYVATGEPGPPSVVSFDPDKLSAGVAERTTDGSGTQLVGYGRPVEPLVRIVDPETRVEIAAGGIGEIWSYGENNCLGYWDKPEQTEHTFGGHIEGPSEGTPAGPWLRTGDLGFLSEGELFIIGRIKDLLIVRGRNHYPDDIEATIQEITGGRVAAIAVEEDRTEQLVAIIEVKKRGETEDDVLENFLNIKRDVASAVSQIHGISAADLVLVPRGSIPITTSGKIRRQSCVEKYGKQEFARLDDKVPTA, encoded by the coding sequence ATGTCCGATACCTCCCTCATTGGCGTGCTCCGTGAACGCGCGAGCCTGCAGCCCGAGGACATTGCGTACACCTTCATGGACTACGACCACGAGTGGGACGGTGTCGCCACCACCCTGACCTGGGCGCAGCTCAACCGGCGGGTGCGCAACCTGGCCGTCGAGATGCGCGCACACGGTCAGATCGGTGATCGTGCGGTCATCCTGGCGCCGCAGGGACTGGAGTACGTGATCGGTTTCCTGGCCTCGCTGGAGGCCGGCATCATCGCGGTGCCGCTGTCGGTCCCGATGATCGGCCAGCACGACGAGCGGGTGTCCGCGGTGATCAGGGATTCGGCGCCGTCGATCATCCTGACCACCTCGGCGGTGGCCGGCACGGTCGCCGAGTACGCGGCCGGTTCGGACGACGCGGCAGCGGCCACGGTCATCGAGGTCGACGCGCTGGACCTGGACGCCCGACGCAAGGCGCTGTCCAGCCGTGAGGTGAAGCCCGAGACCGCGTATCTGCAGTACACCTCCGGGTCCACCCGCACGCCGGCCGGCGTGATGGTCACCAACCGGAACCTGACCTCGAACTTCGAGCAGATGATGTGCGACTTCTTCCCGCACTTCGGCAAGGTGCCGCCGGCCGGTGCGCACGTGGTGTCGTGGCTGCCCTTCTACCACGATATGGGCCTGATGCTGGGCATCGTCGCGCCGATCCTCGGCGGTTGGCGCACGGTGTTCACCACGCCGCTGTCCTTCCTGGCCCGGCCCGCGCGCTGGATCCAGCTGATGGGCAGCTACTCGCGGGTGGTCACCGCCGGACCGAACTTCGCGTTCGAACTGGCCGCCGGCCGGACCACCGACGAGGACCTGGCCGGGGTCGATCTCAGTGACGTCATCGCCGTCTGGAGCGGCGCCGAGCGGGTGCACGAGGCCACGCTGAAGCGCTTCGCGCAGCGGTTCGCCAAGGCCAACTTCTCCGAGTCGGTGCTGCGCCCGTCCTACGGTCTGGCCGAGGCGACGCTGTATGTGGCCACCGGCGAGCCCGGCCCGCCCAGCGTGGTGTCCTTCGACCCGGACAAGCTGTCCGCCGGTGTCGCCGAGCGCACCACCGACGGCAGCGGCACCCAGCTGGTCGGCTATGGCCGCCCGGTGGAACCGCTGGTGCGCATCGTCGACCCGGAGACCCGGGTGGAGATCGCGGCCGGCGGGATCGGCGAGATCTGGTCCTACGGCGAGAACAACTGCCTCGGTTACTGGGACAAGCCCGAGCAGACCGAGCACACCTTCGGCGGCCACATCGAGGGTCCGTCCGAGGGCACCCCGGCCGGGCCGTGGCTGCGGACCGGCGATCTCGGTTTCCTGTCCGAAGGCGAGCTGTTCATCATCGGCCGGATCAAGGATCTGCTGATCGTGCGCGGGCGCAACCACTACCCCGACGACATCGAGGCGACCATCCAGGAGATCACCGGTGGCCGCGTCGCCGCGATCGCGGTCGAGGAGGACCGCACCGAGCAGCTCGTCGCGATCATCGAGGTCAAGAAGCGCGGTGAGACCGAAGACGACGTCCTGGAGAACTTCCTCAACATCAAGCGTGACGTGGCCTCTGCGGTGTCCCAGATCCACGGGATCAGCGCGGCCGATCTGGTGCTGGTGCCGCGCGGCTCCATCCCGATCACCACCAGCGGCAAGATCCGCCGGCAGTCATGCGTGGAGAAATACGGCAAGCAGGAGTTCGCCCGGCTCGACGACAAGGTGCCCACCGCCTGA